One genomic window of Haemorhous mexicanus isolate bHaeMex1 chromosome 17, bHaeMex1.pri, whole genome shotgun sequence includes the following:
- the TMEM186 gene encoding transmembrane protein 186, with the protein MAAARGAAPPGGPRAGRSGAGRAQPRRGGAAMAAAWLCTVRTTACTAAPFGKSMRKELWTGSWRKEAARLPWIAGAWQCLQSQTQRAHGVRSYLRSPREPSVCQSHLAPAAVVQQKAVDGRTEEFQLVYRFPGIKYCRILSRLKLLQTATSMIMLPPICYLYLQGQVSQNILLYTTGIAVFAGAMLYGMSYFFRRIIGFIYLSETEQTVRVAHLTFWGRRNDIYCPIETVVTLDEIGDSKDELLHQFKRYNSTDTLYFTIKYGQIVDRQKFTQIFGEFV; encoded by the exons ATGGCTGCAGCCCGTGGGGCCGCCCCTCCCGGCGGGCCGCgcgcggggcggagcggggcggggaggGCGCAGCCGCGCAGAGGGGGCGCGGCTATGGCAGCG GCTTGGCTCTGCACAGTCAGGACTacagcctgcacagcagcacctttTGGGAAATCTATGCGGAAGGAGCTCTGGACAGGGTCATGGAGAAAGGAAGCTGCTCGCCTGCCCTGGATTGCTGGTGCGTGGCAGTGTTTGCAGTCACAAACCCAGCGAGCTCATGGTGTCAGGAGTTACCTCAGGAGCCCCCGAGAGCCGTCTGTGTGTCAGTCCCACTTGGCCCCTGCTGCTGTGGTCCAGCAGAAGGCTGTGGATGGGAGGACAGAAGAGTTCCAACTGGTCTACAGGTTCCCAGGGATAAAGTACTGCAGGATCCTGTCGAGACTGAAGCTGCTGCAGACTGCCACCTCCATGATCATGCTGCCTCCCATCTGCTACCTCTACCTGCAGGGCCAGGTGTCCCAGAATATCCTCCTCTATACAACTGGCATCGCTGTCTTTGCTGGGGCAATGTTATATGGTATGAGCTACTTTTTCAGAAGAATTATTGGATTCATCTACTTAAGTGAAACTGAACAAACTGTAAGAGTGGCCCACTTGACATTTTGGGGAAGACGTAATGACATTTACTGTCCCATAGAGACAGTGGTGACTTTGGATGAAATTGGAGATAGCAAGGATGAGCTACTTCACCAGTTCAAACGGTATAACAGTACAGATACTTTGTATTTTACAATTAAGTATGGCCAGATTGTAGACAGACAGAAATTTACTCAAATATTTGGAGAATTTGTGTGA
- the PMM2 gene encoding phosphomannomutase 2, with protein sequence MAPPPSALCLFDVDGTLTAPRQRISAEMAVFLQRLRQKVKVGVVGGSDLAKIREQLGEDVIEKYDYVFSENGLVAYKDGKFLSKQSIQGHLGEDILQDVINYCLSYIAKIKLPKKRGTFIEFRNGMLNVSPIGRSCSQEERLEFYELDKKEHIREKFVADLQREFAGKGLTFSIGGQISIDVFPDGWDKRYCLGIVGKDGYKTIYFFGDKTMPGGNDYEIFTDSRTEGHSVTSPQDTRRICEELFFK encoded by the exons ATGGCGCCGCCGCCCTCAGCGCTCTGCCTGTTCGATGTGGATGGCACCCTCACGGCGCCGCGCCAG AGAATCTCGGCGGAGATGGCGGTGTTCTTGCAGCGGCTGCGGCAGAAGGTGAAGGTGGGGGTGGTGGGCGGCTCGGACCTGGCCAAGATCCGCGAGCAGCTGGGCGAGGACG TGATTGAAAAATATGACTATGTGTTCTCAGAAAACGGCCTGGTAGCATACAAAGATGGGAAATTCCTGAGCAAGCAG aGCATTCAGGGCCACCTGGGCGAGGACATCCTTCAAGATGTCATCAACTACTGCCTGAGTTACATTGCAAAGATTAAACTGCCAAAGAAGAG AGGGACTTTCATTGAGTTTAGAAATGGGATGTTAAATGTGTCCCCCATTggaagaagctgcagccaggaggaACGACTTGAGTTCTATGAACTTGATAAA AAGGAGCATATAAGAGAGAAATTTGTAGCTGATCTACAAAGAGAATTTGCAGGCAAAGGCCTCACATTTTCAATAG GAGGACAGATCAGCATTGATGTGTTTCCAGATGGCTGGGATAAAAGGTACTGCTTAGGAATTGTTGGCAAGGATGGATACAAGactatttatttctttggagACAAGACCATGCCA GGAGGGAATGACTATGAAATTTTCACAGACTCCAGAACAGAAGGGCACAGTGTCACATCCCCACAGGATACAAGAAGAATCTGTGAAGagctattttttaaataa